GTACAGCGCTGCATGGAACTGGTGATCCTACTGGCAGGGGGCAACAAGTCTTCACAGAGCAAGGATATCAAGACCGCGCTACAACTGGCGGACAAATTATAGGAGAACAACATGACATTGAAGTTGCGCAAATGGGATAGCGCCGAATATCTCAAAACCGATGAGGATATGGTCCTGTATCTTGAGGCCTGCATGGAAGAAGCTGGCGACGATGCAGCTTTCATTGCCAAAGCGCTTGGCAACATCGCCCGCGCCCGTGGAATGAGCCAACTTGCCAAAGACACCGGGTTGTGCCGAGAGAGCCTGTACAAAGCACTTTCCGGTGAGGGGAATCCGAGCTTTGCAACTATTTTGAAGGTAACACATGCGCTGGGATTCAAGCTGTATGTTCAAGGGCAGAGAAAAGACAAACATAAAATTACAAAAATCACCCAACAAAGGTAATATATCTGCGGAGGCAATGGAGGAAAGGGGGTTGACCAAGGGGAATGCGTCAGAGCAAAACACGCTCCGGACACAGGGCCGGGTTGGTGTGCAAACTGCGCTTGGACGGATACGAAAGGCGGTAGAAAAGGATAGAAAACAAAAGTTCACAGCGCTGTATTATCATGTTTACAACGTAGATATGAGCTCAAATTGATCCTGCAACAATATTTTGGACATGAACCGTCATCTACACCCGGCTATCCCTTATCGGTTTCCTCCCCAGGATTTCCCGACTCCGTTTCACTGGACACTGTATAATCAAAATATTTCTGTTGCCGCCAGCCGGATATGTTCGGCACTAAACGAGGCTGGTTTTTTCAGCCGCTGCCGCAATAAGTCCTCCACGGGCCAAGTGGTTTGCTTTTCTAAACAGACCTCCGGAACCCTGATGGATGGCAATAACTGCTGTTGGATCAAACAGATTTCTATCAACTTCAAAAGGAGATAATCCATGTCTGAAGAAATAATTAAAATTAATAGTGATGACAATATAATATTAGAGGGATTGTATGATCCGGGAACAAAAAAACATGGTGTTATCATCACTCATCCGCATCCTCTTTATGGCGGTGATATGTATAATAATGTTGTTGAAGCAATCCAATCAGCATATCAAAAAAAAGGATACGCAACATTAAGATTTAATTTCAGAGGAGTGGGTGCAAGCGGCGGTACCTATGACGATGGCATTGGAGAACAAAAAGATATTATTGCCGGATATAAGTTTTTAAAAACAATGGATGTGGAACAAATTGATCTTTGCGGCTATTCATTCGGAACATGGGTTAATGCTCAAATTAAAGATCAAATTACAGTTAATTCATCTATTATGGTATCACCGCCTGTGGCTATGATGAAATTTGAAACTGATTTAAAAATTAATCATTTAATACTTGCAGTAACGGGAAGCGAAGATGGATTTGCGCCACCGGAACTGGTTGAAAAGTTTGTATCAAATTTAAACGGCACGGCTGATATAAAGGTTATTGATGGAGCGGATCATTTCTTCTTAGGATATGAAGACAAACTGGCAGAAATTGTTGATAGTTATATAGCAGACAGGCAGCTTGGGAAATAATATATCTGCAAGAAAAGAATATTTTTAACTACATTATTTGTCTTGACACACAAAATCGATCTTTCTATAATCTAAAACAAATAGAAAATATTTACCATAGAATTCAAATCGTTATTACAATTATAAACATTCATATGAAAAATAAACGGTAGTTTTTTTGAATTATTAAATTTGGAGTATAATATTTTTTGCTTGTAATAATTTTATAACAGGCCGCGAGACAAACGCGGTTTTTTTTATGCAAATTAAATGTCAGTATTTAATTCGGATCAGGCAAACACAATAAACAATATTACCTAAAGAGCAGGAATTGCCTTATGGCAATAATCACTAATGCCAAAAAATACGAAACCCAAACAAATGTCTGAAAATAATTCAGTCCAAACGGAATATATTTATCCAACAACTTCACAAAAAGATATAATTCATTCTATCCGAAGGCTTATGCAGGGAGCTGAACTTTACAATAAAGAGATTAATAAAAAATATAATATAAGCGCTGCCCAGGTCAACTGCTTGCTTGCTCTTAATGAGCACGGTCCTTTGCCACCCTCACAAATTGCAAAAATAATAATGGTTAATTCAAGCACCGTAACAAGTATTATCGACCGCTTGGAACAAAAAAACTTGGTGGAAAGGCAAAGGATATCCCACGACAGAAGAATTATAACGGTTCAGCTTACAGAAAGTGGGAAAACATTGGCTGAAAACGCTCCTTCTCCGATTCAGCAAAAAATAATCGACGGGGTAAAAAGGCTCACACCCCAGGAAGTTGAACATATTGTTAATGGCTTGAATATGCTTACAAATATGCTTGATGTTCAAGATCTTGAAGTTGATTAAAAAAGCTACATCTCTCATTTATTCTTACCTTACTTTATAACCTTACTATCCTTTTTTTAAGATAAAAACCTTGACTTATCCAATCCATTACTTTAGTGTTATTGTTTCAATACAAAATATATTGAATCAAATAATATTGATATAAAATATATCAAATGAATAGATCATATAACCTACATATCTAATAATAAACCGGAGTGAGTAGATAAATGAATTCGATAAATTTAAAAAAAGATCAGGTAGATAAATCAACAAATCTGTTGGGTGCTGATACTGTTGAGATGCTCCTTAAGTCTCATGATGATGCTCTCTGGATACTGGAAAATATGGGTGTAGGCTGCAAACAGGCTGATATCCAGAATGCTTTCCGGCAATTTGAATCTGAAGGATTAGCTTTTCAGCATGAAGACCGGATATATGTTACCAGGGAGTTGGTGGAAAAATGTCTGTCTACAACTCCCGGTGTTGATGAATTTTTTGTTCCTTTAAACAGTTTTTTCATAGGTGGCACGGCCCCATACATTTATGATGATGAAAAAGGAATAGGTGGTATTTTCCCTACGCCCGAACATGTGGCCAAAATCGCACAAATTGCTGAAGAGCATGATGTTGTAGCCGGTATGGGCAGGGCTATAAAACTGAAAAATGAAGTAGTACAGATGAACATTATGGATAAATACTGCTCAAAACCTCTCTATTTTGCAGTGACGTGCGATGCCTCACTGGAACGCGCCAAACAATTATGGGAAGAGAGAAAGAACATCATGATTGTTTTTTGCCTCACCCGTCCGCCTCTTGAGGTTAATGAAAATTTTTCTGAAAACTTTGTGAAGGTAGTAAAGGCCGGTCTGCCGGTTTTTATATCAGCAATGCCCATGGGAGGCATCAGTACTTCTTATTCCTATAATGGGGCACTGGCTATGACTCATGCTGAAGTGCTTTTTGGCATCTGTGCCGCTCAATTACTCAATCCCGGTGTAACTTGTATACATGCAGGTTTTCCGACCATCGCTGATCCTCGGATAGATTATAATCCCAATTACGGTTTGGTCAGTCATAATCTGTTAAACATTTTAATGACACATCTTAACCTGATGCTGGATTTGCCGACATTTCAAAGCGCCGGCACTACCCATGAAGAGCATTTGACTCAAAAGGCTTTTGATGACGCCCGCATGGGACAGGCAATGTGTAAAAAATACGGGGTGCATATGATAAGACATCCCTTTTCTTTTTTAAGATATCTGATTGATTTTTCCATAGCTAAACTTGAAAAAGGCATTGAAATTGCCCAAGAGGTAACAGCTGATGACGCACCGGAAGTCAGGATGCCTGTTTATGATGAAAGAGGCATGGAATCCATTAAGACTATCGGGCTTGGTATGTATATGGATGATCCTCTTACTACGGCAAATTTCGGAAAAATATTTGTAAATTAATAAAGGAGAAAAACAATGTGTGGCATAGCAGGATGTATAGGAACACGTGACGTAGATACAATTAATCGTATGTTGGACGCACTTCCTCACAGGGGGCCCAATGATCGCGGACTTCATGTAAACGGAAACATTGTCTTTGGGCATACCAGACTTTCAATAGTTGATGTGGCTCAGGGTCATCAACCTATCATTAGCAGAGACGGAAACTCAGGTATTGTTTGTAATGGTGAGATTTATAATTTCAGAAAACTTAGAAGAAAAATTGACTCAAAGTACAGTTTTCAAACCCAGTCTGATACCGAGACCGTCTTGCATCTCTATCGCGAAAAAGGGCCCGATTGCCTTAAAGAGCTTGACGGAATGTTTGCCTTTGCCGCTTATAATGGTGATGATTTTATGCTGGCAAGAGATCCTATCGGGATTAAACCTCTTTATTACGGCATACAGAACGGAAAAATGTATTTTTCTTCGGAATTAGGGGCAATGAGTCATGCCGGTTTGGATGAGGTTCATGAATTTCCGGCCGGACATTATTATACTCCAAAAGAAGGGTTTGTACAGTTTTATCGGGTGCCTGAGATTGAAGATCATATTCTTGCGGATATTGAGGAGTCATGCGAAATTATAAGAAAGACTTTCATTGATGCAGTAAAAAAACGTTTATTGGCAGATCCTGAAGTGCCGGTAGGCTCTTTTTGCAGTGGTGGTCTCGACAGCAGTCTGGTGGCAGCTATAGCTGCTGATGAAATACCCAACCTGCACACATTTGTCGTAGGCATGCAAGATGAGTATGGCAATTTTAGTGATGATGTAAAAGCTGCACGTATCGCAGCCAAACATATCGGTTCAAATCATCATGAATACATCTTCACTGAAGATGAGTACTATGAAGCGCTTCCTACCGTGATCAATAAACTGGAAAGTTATGATCCATCTCTTGTCCGTTGTGCTTTGCCCTGTTACTTTACCTGTAAATGTGCTGCGGACTATGTAACGGTAGTACTTACCGGAGAAGGGGCTGATGAGCTTTTTGCCGGATATCATTATATGAAAAATTTTCCAATTGACAAACTAAACGAAGAAGGCAGACGCTGTATCGGTAACCTTCATAATATTAATCTTCAAAGAGCTGACCGTATGGGTATGCTCTTTAGTCTTGAACTCAGAGTCCCGTTTTTAGACACTGCTATGGTTGATCTTTCCATGAAGATACCTCCTGAATTGAAAATTCGTGAACATAATGGGGCAAAAATAGAAAAATGGATTTTAAGAAAGGCTTTCGAGGATACTAACTATCTGCCCGATGAAATACTGTGGCGCTACAAGGTTCAGTACACACAGGGTGCAGGTTGTGAGAGTCTTGGCGAATCTTTAGCTGAGAAAATGATTACTGAAGATGAATATATACAAATTAAAGAAGAAAATCCAACTGCTGTTATTAATAGCAGGGAAGCCGCCTATTATTTTAAGATTTTTCGCGAGTTTCATCCCCAGGATTCAATTCTTGGATCTATAGGAATATGGACCGGGTTTGATTTTGCAGAAGAAAGAGAAAAGGTTACAGGAACAGTTGACGGTGATCGCAAACATGAACGGGAAGAAAACGATAAAGAGACCATGGTGGCCTAGCTTTTTTTAAAGATAGTCTTTTATTACGGCAAAGTAAAATCCCACGCAAGAGTTGTGCTTTAGCTATTAGCTCTGGCTGTAGCTAAAGCTATTTTGGCTTACGGACAGTTATATTTAATCCCTCAATATTTACTTGTCTCTTATATGATTCTTTTTCTTTGCCGACTCAATTCGTAATTTTTTATATAGATAATAAACCTTAAGGAGGTAAATTTTATGGCGTTTCCTACGCATTCAAAATACGTTATTATAGGAGCGGGGATTCACGGGCTTAGCACTGCTTTTCATCTATCCGGTGAATTAAAGAAAAGGGGCTCAGGGTCAGGAAAAGATATAATTGTTCTTGATAAAACTGCTATCGGAGCCGGAGCATCCGGAATCGCCTGTGGAGTTATAAGGAATAATTATTTTCAGGCAGCTATGCAGGAAATTATGATGCACAGCGTAAATGTATGGGATGAAGATGTTGAAGGTTATGGTTATTGGCCTGTTGGATATATGCAGATTTCGCCGGAAAGTATGCATGAAGGTGTATCCCAAATATATGAGCGGCAGAAAAAGCTTTCTTATGATTCAGTATTTATCGAAGGCGAAAAAGATTGCCTTGAATACATGAAAAAAAATGTATTTGATGACTGGCAGGCACAAGGCGTAACTTCGATCCTTCACGAAAAAAGAGGAGGATACGCTCACAATGCCCGTGCTTTATACAGACTTGCGGACAAAGCTGAAGCATTAGGCGTAAGGATATTAACAGGAGTCAAAGTGGAAGGTTTTGACTACAAGGATTGTATTACAGCCGTTGAAACCGACAAGGGTAAGATTTCATGTGATTATGTGATTGCCGGACCGGGCCCATGGGGCAATAAGCTCTGGGAAATGATAGGTATGCCGGACAAAATAAATATTAAAGGTACAGACGGAAAGATTCATACGGATGTGAAAATGTGGACTTATCTGTCACTTCAGGAAGGTACACTTGGCGTAGATCCGGAATACGGTTATGATAAGTGGGGTAAGATGCCCCCGGTTATGCATGTGGACAGCAATTCTCCTCTGTATTCCAGTGAAGACGGTTCGCTGATCACGGACAAAATGT
The genomic region above belongs to Pseudomonadota bacterium and contains:
- the asnB gene encoding asparagine synthase B — encoded protein: MCGIAGCIGTRDVDTINRMLDALPHRGPNDRGLHVNGNIVFGHTRLSIVDVAQGHQPIISRDGNSGIVCNGEIYNFRKLRRKIDSKYSFQTQSDTETVLHLYREKGPDCLKELDGMFAFAAYNGDDFMLARDPIGIKPLYYGIQNGKMYFSSELGAMSHAGLDEVHEFPAGHYYTPKEGFVQFYRVPEIEDHILADIEESCEIIRKTFIDAVKKRLLADPEVPVGSFCSGGLDSSLVAAIAADEIPNLHTFVVGMQDEYGNFSDDVKAARIAAKHIGSNHHEYIFTEDEYYEALPTVINKLESYDPSLVRCALPCYFTCKCAADYVTVVLTGEGADELFAGYHYMKNFPIDKLNEEGRRCIGNLHNINLQRADRMGMLFSLELRVPFLDTAMVDLSMKIPPELKIREHNGAKIEKWILRKAFEDTNYLPDEILWRYKVQYTQGAGCESLGESLAEKMITEDEYIQIKEENPTAVINSREAAYYFKIFREFHPQDSILGSIGIWTGFDFAEEREKVTGTVDGDRKHEREENDKETMVA
- a CDS encoding FAD-binding oxidoreductase — translated: MAFPTHSKYVIIGAGIHGLSTAFHLSGELKKRGSGSGKDIIVLDKTAIGAGASGIACGVIRNNYFQAAMQEIMMHSVNVWDEDVEGYGYWPVGYMQISPESMHEGVSQIYERQKKLSYDSVFIEGEKDCLEYMKKNVFDDWQAQGVTSILHEKRGGYAHNARALYRLADKAEALGVRILTGVKVEGFDYKDCITAVETDKGKISCDYVIAGPGPWGNKLWEMIGMPDKINIKGTDGKIHTDVKMWTYLSLQEGTLGVDPEYGYDKWGKMPPVMHVDSNSPLYSSEDGSLITDKMWGIYYKPDCNFNGIQGGAMPNLVEKDEINVDPYGIDSPDFIVGPEFAHMWTSALAHCQKRYENKYQLYKNEPSGGLGIFTPDNFPVFDVFKQNCYMILDSSHGYKMIGIGKLVAQEILGEKQELLKPFRFDRYEKGELLPVSSSPFPWS
- a CDS encoding MarR family transcriptional regulator — translated: MSENNSVQTEYIYPTTSQKDIIHSIRRLMQGAELYNKEINKKYNISAAQVNCLLALNEHGPLPPSQIAKIIMVNSSTVTSIIDRLEQKNLVERQRISHDRRIITVQLTESGKTLAENAPSPIQQKIIDGVKRLTPQEVEHIVNGLNMLTNMLDVQDLEVD
- a CDS encoding putative addiction module antidote protein, which codes for MTLKLRKWDSAEYLKTDEDMVLYLEACMEEAGDDAAFIAKALGNIARARGMSQLAKDTGLCRESLYKALSGEGNPSFATILKVTHALGFKLYVQGQRKDKHKITKITQQR
- a CDS encoding dienelactone hydrolase family protein, giving the protein MSEEIIKINSDDNIILEGLYDPGTKKHGVIITHPHPLYGGDMYNNVVEAIQSAYQKKGYATLRFNFRGVGASGGTYDDGIGEQKDIIAGYKFLKTMDVEQIDLCGYSFGTWVNAQIKDQITVNSSIMVSPPVAMMKFETDLKINHLILAVTGSEDGFAPPELVEKFVSNLNGTADIKVIDGADHFFLGYEDKLAEIVDSYIADRQLGK
- a CDS encoding trimethylamine methyltransferase family protein yields the protein MNSINLKKDQVDKSTNLLGADTVEMLLKSHDDALWILENMGVGCKQADIQNAFRQFESEGLAFQHEDRIYVTRELVEKCLSTTPGVDEFFVPLNSFFIGGTAPYIYDDEKGIGGIFPTPEHVAKIAQIAEEHDVVAGMGRAIKLKNEVVQMNIMDKYCSKPLYFAVTCDASLERAKQLWEERKNIMIVFCLTRPPLEVNENFSENFVKVVKAGLPVFISAMPMGGISTSYSYNGALAMTHAEVLFGICAAQLLNPGVTCIHAGFPTIADPRIDYNPNYGLVSHNLLNILMTHLNLMLDLPTFQSAGTTHEEHLTQKAFDDARMGQAMCKKYGVHMIRHPFSFLRYLIDFSIAKLEKGIEIAQEVTADDAPEVRMPVYDERGMESIKTIGLGMYMDDPLTTANFGKIFVN